In one window of Henckelia pumila isolate YLH828 chromosome 1, ASM3356847v2, whole genome shotgun sequence DNA:
- the LOC140883760 gene encoding probable pectate lyase 8, with translation MAMGDSKKWTSLFCGLLLFVVTVGVVARVQKHGTHHLSAVEKEQLPSSANSTMADRLEKIDEDALNEHAVDDPEEVARMVEMATRNSTERRNLGYFSCGTGNPIDDCWRCDPNWQKNRKRLADCGIGFGRNAIGGRDGRFYIVTDSGDDDPVNPRPGTLRHAVIQDQPLWIVFKRDMVITLKQELIMNSFKTIDGRGVNVHIANGACITVQFVTNIIIHGLHIHDCKPTGNAMVRSSPSHYGWRTMADGDAVSIFGSSHVWVDHNSLSNCADGLVDAIMGSTAITISNNYFTHHNEVMLLGHSDSYVRDKQMQVTIAYNHFGEGLIQRMPRCRHGYFHVVNNDYTHWEMYAIGGSAEPTINSQGNRYLAPVNPFAKEVTKRVDTAESQWKGWNWRSEGDLMLNGAYFTPSGAGASASYARASSLGAKSSSMIGPITSGAGVLNCRRGRQC, from the exons ATGGCCATGGGGGATTCGAAGAAATGGACGTCTCTGTTTTGTGGTCTGCTTCTGTTCGTGGTTACAGTTGGGGTCGTGGCTAGAGTTCAGAAACATGGAACCCATCATCTGAG CGCTGTGGAGAAAGAGCAGCTGCCGAGCTCTGCAAACTCTACAATGGCGGATAG ATTGGAAAAAATTGATGAGGATGCGCTGAATGAACATGCGGTGGATGACCCAGAAGAGGTTGCAAGGATGGTTGAAAT GGCCACTAGAAACAGCACAGAAAGGCGAAATCTTGGATATTTCTCATGTGGAACTGGTAATCCTATTGATGATTGCTGGCGTTGCGACCCCAACTGGCAAAAGAACCGCAAGAGACTTGCCGACTGTGGGATTGGTTTTGGGCGCAATGCCATTGGTGGCCGTGATGGCAGATTTTACATTGTCACCGATTCTGGAGATGACGATCCTGTTAACCCCAGGCCCGGCACTCTACGTCACGCTGTTATCCAAGATCAGCCTCTCTGGATTGTGTTTAAACGGGATATGGTCATTACTTTGAAGCAAGAACTCATCATGAATAGCTTCAAGACCATTGATGGTCGTGGAGTCAACGTCCATATCGCTAATGGGGCGTGCATCACAGTCCAATTCGTGACCAATATCATAATCCATGGCCTTCATATCCATGACTGCAAACCAACAGGAAATGCCATGGTGAGAAGTTCACCTTCTCATTATGGTTGGAGGACTATGGCTGATGGAGATGCCGTTTCCATCTTTGGGTCGAGTCATGTCTGGGTCGATCATAACTCGCTCTCTAACTGCGCTGATGGCCTTGTGGATGCTATTATGGGCTCTACTGCCATCACCATTTCTAACAACTATTTCACCCATCACAACGAG GTTATGCTGTTGGGTCATAGTGATTCTTATGTTAGAGACAAGCAAATGCAAGTCACTATTGCCTATAATCACTTTGGAGAAGGCCTCATTCAAAGAATGCCTAG GTGCAGACACGGGTATTTCCACGTTGTGAACAATGACTATACTCATTGGGAGATGTATGCCATCGGTGGAAGTGCTGAACCAACCATCAACAGCCAGGGCAACAGATATCTTGCACCAGTGAATCCTTTTGCCAAAGAG GTGACGAAGAGGGTTGACACGGCAGAAAGCCAATGGAAGGGTTGGAACTGGAGATCAGAAGGCGACCTCATGTTAAATGGAGCTTATTTCACTCCATCTGGAGCTGGAGCTTCAGCTAGCTATGCTAGAGCTTCAAGCTTGGGTGCCAAATCTTCCTCCATGATTGGACCGATTACTTCTGGTGCAGGCGTCCTTAACTGCCGCCGCGGCCGCCAGTGCTAA